From the Calderihabitans maritimus genome, one window contains:
- the urtA gene encoding urea ABC transporter substrate-binding protein, producing MKFKRLTILLGLALIITLALAGCGATKTEEKAPATSEEETPVTGNEGTIKVGILHSLSGTMSISETSLRDAELMAIEEINAAGGVLGRKIEPIVEDGASDWPTFAEKAKKLLERDKVATIFGCWTSASRKAVLPVVEKYNGLLWYPVQYEGLESSPNIFYTGAAPNQQIVPAVDWLLKQGKKRFFLLGSDYVFPRTAHQIIKAQLKAEGGIVVGEEYTPLGHTDYSTIINKIKAAKPDVIFNTLNGDSNVAFFKQLQAAGITAEDIPTMSVSIAEEEIRGIGAEYMKGHYAVWNYFQTTDTPENREFVKKYKAKYGKDRVTDDPIEAAYFQVYLWAEAVKKAGSTDVDKVREAAKGLEFKAPEGLVRIDGENQHTWKTVRIGRIDANGQFEEVWSSGEPVRPDPYLKNYEWAKELKQGR from the coding sequence GTGAAGTTTAAAAGATTAACTATCTTGCTAGGTTTAGCTCTTATCATTACCCTAGCTCTCGCAGGTTGCGGGGCTACAAAAACTGAAGAGAAAGCTCCTGCTACCAGTGAGGAGGAAACTCCTGTTACTGGTAATGAAGGTACGATTAAAGTAGGTATCCTGCATTCGCTAAGCGGGACCATGTCTATTAGCGAAACATCATTGCGTGATGCTGAGTTGATGGCTATTGAGGAAATTAACGCAGCCGGCGGTGTTTTAGGGCGGAAGATTGAACCCATAGTGGAGGATGGGGCTTCCGACTGGCCTACCTTTGCTGAAAAAGCCAAAAAATTGCTTGAACGGGATAAGGTTGCAACGATCTTCGGGTGTTGGACGTCGGCAAGCCGGAAAGCTGTACTTCCCGTAGTGGAGAAGTATAACGGTCTTTTATGGTACCCTGTGCAGTACGAGGGGCTGGAATCATCACCCAATATTTTCTATACAGGTGCGGCCCCAAATCAACAGATTGTTCCTGCTGTAGATTGGCTGTTGAAACAGGGTAAAAAGCGATTCTTCTTACTAGGTTCGGACTATGTCTTCCCAAGGACTGCTCATCAAATTATCAAAGCCCAACTCAAGGCCGAAGGTGGGATCGTAGTTGGCGAGGAGTACACGCCCTTAGGCCATACCGACTATAGCACGATAATTAACAAGATTAAGGCTGCAAAACCAGATGTAATCTTTAATACTCTCAATGGAGACAGCAATGTGGCTTTCTTCAAGCAACTCCAGGCTGCAGGTATTACGGCAGAGGATATTCCAACCATGTCGGTTAGTATCGCTGAAGAAGAGATAAGAGGTATTGGTGCCGAGTACATGAAAGGGCATTATGCTGTATGGAACTACTTCCAAACTACAGATACACCGGAAAATAGGGAGTTCGTGAAAAAGTACAAAGCCAAGTATGGAAAAGACCGGGTTACGGATGATCCGATTGAAGCAGCTTATTTCCAGGTATATCTGTGGGCTGAGGCGGTCAAGAAAGCCGGTTCCACTGATGTAGATAAAGTGCGTGAAGCCGCTAAAGGGCTTGAATTTAAGGCTCCAGAGGGATTAGTTCGTATTGATGGAGAGAATCAGCACACATGGAAAACAGTCCGTATAGGCCGGATTGATGCTAATGGACAGTTTGAAGAGGTATGGAGTTCTGGCGAGCCAGTTCGGCCCGATCCTTACCTGAAAAATTATGAATGGGCTAAAGAATTAAAACAAGGCAGATAA
- a CDS encoding integrase core domain-containing protein, with translation MSLYHQLKRSGNPQAAVQTVISLLEKHSPKKVAEIMGVSVRWVYELRRRFRDSGGNLQVCILKRGPKSPMPNRTPLETEQLVVRLAQISNLGPHRLAVALQRSFGISLSPYTIRNILRRHGIRCRKKRSKNGSRRYYAADLSSFKPLEFFQFDTKHIADQNALPSEAYAALFKNKLPLYQFTAIDVKTRLRFISYAHSLSFENGLTFMLLVEAWLRAFGVNHHLFFQTDNGQEFGGTYNSRKRKLMQSLIFDRLGVSLLNIPPRQTMVNSYVERSHRTDDEEFYAIDLNLNTSLKSFLVLAQNWICKYNYQRPHFGSNMQGKSPMEALKHYKATYHPAIGAMPVIILDYASLYISTLFDITSIPWDNSPKNKLVNETMAQYISEITAFNGVSFN, from the coding sequence ATGTCATTGTACCACCAATTGAAGCGTTCTGGAAACCCCCAGGCTGCTGTTCAAACAGTTATTTCTTTGCTGGAAAAGCATTCTCCTAAAAAAGTTGCTGAGATTATGGGTGTCTCAGTAAGATGGGTTTATGAATTAAGACGTCGTTTTCGAGATTCCGGCGGTAATCTTCAAGTTTGTATCTTGAAACGTGGCCCTAAATCTCCTATGCCTAATCGTACTCCTCTCGAAACAGAACAATTAGTAGTAAGGCTCGCTCAAATTTCTAATTTAGGCCCTCATAGATTAGCCGTCGCTCTTCAACGTTCTTTTGGTATTTCTTTGTCTCCTTACACCATTAGAAATATTTTAAGACGTCATGGCATCCGTTGCCGTAAAAAACGCTCTAAAAATGGTAGCCGCCGTTATTATGCTGCTGATTTATCTTCTTTTAAACCTCTGGAGTTTTTCCAGTTTGATACTAAGCATATCGCCGATCAGAATGCTTTACCCAGCGAGGCTTATGCTGCTTTGTTTAAAAATAAATTGCCTCTCTATCAGTTCACTGCCATTGATGTTAAAACTAGACTTAGGTTTATTTCCTATGCTCATTCTCTCTCTTTTGAAAATGGTCTTACCTTTATGCTCTTAGTTGAAGCTTGGCTTAGGGCTTTTGGCGTTAATCACCACTTGTTCTTCCAAACTGATAATGGCCAGGAGTTCGGTGGAACTTACAACTCTAGAAAGCGTAAGCTTATGCAGTCTCTCATATTTGATCGTTTGGGTGTTTCTTTACTTAATATCCCTCCACGCCAAACAATGGTTAATAGCTACGTCGAACGTTCACATCGTACTGATGACGAGGAGTTTTATGCTATTGATCTTAATCTTAATACCTCTCTAAAATCTTTTCTCGTTCTAGCTCAAAATTGGATCTGTAAGTATAATTATCAAAGACCTCATTTCGGCTCAAATATGCAGGGTAAATCTCCTATGGAAGCTCTTAAACATTACAAAGCTACTTATCACCCAGCTATCGGTGCTATGCCTGTTATTATCTTGGACTATGCATCCCTTTACATCTCAACCCTTTTTGATATCACCAGTATACCCTGGGATAACTCACCTAAAAACAAGCTTGTGAACGAAACTATGGCTCAGTACATATCTGAAATAACTGCTTTTAACGGGGTCAGCTTTAATTGA
- a CDS encoding exonuclease SbcCD subunit D, with protein MRILHTSDWHLGRTLEGRSRLPEQLQFIDQLADIVKEEGVNLILVTGDVFDTYNPSAEAEELFFYALERLATGGKRAVVIIAGNHDSPDRIRAANPLALKHGISLVGYPGEKLTCGGSTGGVERVRTGKGWLEIAVPDAEQSAVIVTLPYPSESRLNELLSRELDEGAQQVAYSDRIKQILEESSRAFRADTVNLVAGHFFMAGGWESQSERPIQLGGALAVEPAALPSHAHYIALGHLHRPQAVEGTPAPCRYSGSPLAYSFSEANQQKEVVIVDAVPDKKTLVKEVKLNCGRPLKRWQVDSLEEVYAWCNRPENLKCWVELEMKLQEPLSSSQLAELRKLHPGIVNVRVILPEVERGPDEKRLSKMSLPEQFKLFVTRQRGVEPSKELVDFFLELVNEELGDLEDRAGGEAD; from the coding sequence GTGAGAATTCTTCACACTTCTGACTGGCACCTGGGACGTACTCTGGAGGGTCGTTCCAGACTGCCGGAGCAGTTGCAGTTTATCGACCAACTGGCCGATATAGTTAAAGAGGAAGGGGTTAACCTTATCCTGGTAACGGGAGACGTGTTTGATACATATAATCCCTCCGCTGAAGCGGAAGAATTATTTTTTTACGCTTTGGAACGCCTGGCCACCGGAGGAAAGCGGGCGGTGGTGATAATCGCGGGTAATCACGACAGTCCGGACCGCATCCGTGCTGCCAACCCCCTTGCCTTAAAACATGGTATTTCCCTGGTAGGCTATCCCGGTGAAAAGCTGACCTGTGGCGGTTCGACCGGCGGAGTGGAAAGAGTACGTACCGGCAAAGGTTGGCTGGAGATAGCGGTACCGGATGCAGAACAGTCAGCTGTTATTGTCACCTTACCCTATCCGTCGGAATCCAGACTCAATGAGCTTTTAAGCAGGGAATTAGATGAAGGTGCCCAACAGGTTGCCTATTCTGACCGTATCAAACAGATACTGGAGGAAAGCAGTCGGGCTTTTCGAGCTGATACAGTTAACTTAGTCGCAGGACATTTTTTCATGGCTGGTGGTTGGGAATCGCAGTCGGAAAGACCTATACAACTGGGAGGAGCACTGGCCGTTGAACCGGCGGCACTTCCTTCCCACGCTCATTACATAGCTCTAGGGCACCTTCACCGACCTCAGGCGGTAGAGGGCACTCCGGCACCTTGTCGCTACTCCGGGTCACCTCTGGCGTACAGCTTTTCTGAGGCCAACCAGCAGAAGGAAGTAGTAATCGTAGATGCCGTCCCGGATAAAAAAACCTTGGTGAAAGAAGTTAAGTTAAATTGCGGTAGGCCGTTGAAGCGGTGGCAGGTAGACAGCCTGGAGGAGGTTTATGCCTGGTGTAACCGGCCGGAGAACCTGAAATGCTGGGTCGAGCTGGAGATGAAGCTGCAGGAACCGCTCAGCAGTTCGCAGCTCGCCGAATTGCGCAAGCTGCATCCAGGGATTGTTAACGTGCGCGTTATTTTACCGGAGGTGGAAAGGGGACCTGATGAGAAACGGCTTTCGAAAATGTCCTTACCGGAACAGTTTAAACTGTTCGTAACCCGACAGCGCGGTGTAGAGCCGTCCAAGGAGCTGGTAGACTTCTTTTTGGAACTGGTTAATGAAGAGTTAGGAGACCTTGAGGATCGCGCCGGGGGTGAAGCAGATTGA